Genomic segment of Arachis hypogaea cultivar Tifrunner chromosome 11, arahy.Tifrunner.gnm2.J5K5, whole genome shotgun sequence:
ATGAAAACCAATAAACCTTTGCAACTCCTTTCACTCACAACCTTTATCATAAATTTCTCCTCTTGCGCTTCAACTTTTAGCTGtaataattaatcaaaataattagcaTTTAGCAACAAGcacaaaaatatttacacaacaTTGCCTTATGtcttattaattaataatgaCCAGTTTATGTATGAATAAATTGCTCTTTATACAAGTTAATACCTCTAAACATTAATGTATCGTAATGCAACTTTTTGCTTCAATATAATATAttgatggaaaagtataggtagataatgaaaatactaaataatgtaaacaatggatatatcggatgttcaatttACTAGGTGTGTGGAtagttatcctaatattaagatttagatagGTGGATAATTTAGgagtgtagtgtgtttttattttattaggccAATTTTAAAACacattattcacattattcacaAAAATTATTATCTACTTAACAAAGtcctatattaatttttttaatgttatcAATCTGTCCAAAGTCTAGATGGatgattatttattttcaacaatAAACAAAAAGTATAAACAACATCTTatgattaataaattataatttatattatgaaTCATACTGTTATTcctttgttttaaaataattaagtCATCTATCTATAGGGCTGCGTTTATTTTAAGGGATAGAACACTAAAACATGAACACTGAAACACAAAATCGTATTTGACAGATAAGACATGAACAGAGACATTATGTCttgagacactgaattagtatattttatgtcCATTCtaacagaaaaacacagaaaTACTAACAaatgacaatttattttttattttttctttcattatttttattaattttttataattatattttttattattatatttttttctcaaattttttgaatgaaaaaaaagaataaattaaattttcataatttgttctattttatcatcaaacaaaatacaagaatacTAAATTCTGTGTTTATATCCTTTATATCTTGCTCTTAATGTCTTGTCTTATCCTGTTCTAAAAAACAAACGCAGTCTAAATGTTTACACTTCACATGATCATTCTTAAATGTGAAGGATATATATTATAAGTCTCACATCTCTCAAAAATAAACTCTTTAaagaatttataaataatataaaacatcATTCTACCACATGAACTAATTTTTGGATCGAGTTAAATTTGCTTAATctcatttctaaataaaaatattgatataattcaacataatttatatctaaatatatattttttaatgtattcatttatttaaattcaaatggtgacatttattttgattaaaatagAAAGTATATACCATAGGCATCGTTGCGGCTGCTACTAGTtgcttccattcttcttcaagcctttgctttaaaaattttatgtattCTGAAGCATCCAATAACACTAGTGTCTTCTGCCTCTGCATAAAGAGGAAAACATATTTCATCATATTCATATTTGCTATTTCCATATGATCtccaaaatatatatgtatagataaAATCTACTTGTCggcttaattttattttgaaaaaaataattttatattatgatataatattagaattttataattaaaaaaatttagagttcaATTTTTGTCGACTCTTATTGATCCCAAAACGCAAATAATATTTATAAGATCAAGTGAGTTATATATATCATATTCAAATTTGAGCATATCAAGTGGAAAGAATTGCTCCTAACAAGactataataaaaatagattctggtctctataaaaaaaaaatgatgatcatTAATCACTGAATAATAGATCAAATTGACATTTTGAAAATGTGAAAGATTAATTATATAAAGTGAATGAAGGAAAAATGCTAGCGCAATAAACATGGAATAAAATTAAAGAGATGtttaaaaataatgaatgaaTCACCCTTTGAAAGTGTGTGATAGAATGAAGTAATTGAAGGTTGTTGAACATGGATCTTGTCTTTTGATTTTGAACCTTGGAGACcatatctctctctttctctctctatgtATGTATCTATCTAGAGATATGCACAAAGAAAGGTGAACAATATTTGATTGTTTATAAAGAGGATATATATGAAGAAACAGAATCTTGTTGAGCACACATACATGTGATGAAGTTTTGGAATGttacaataatataatatattatatatgtgaaTCAAATTAAATGTTATGAATGAATTATAACTTCAAGACAAtcttgttttctcttttattttattttattttattttattttctcccctcgtGTTGTATATTCATTTGTCACTTCTCATCACTACTGAACCAATAATTCCAATAATCTTGACAAGCTGATCTTAAAGACCCAGCTAGTTTGACGACATATATACGCAGATTCATATTTTCATGGGGCACAAAGTAATTTTTTGGAATTGAATCATCCAAAATAgggggaaaagaaagaaaagaaaagaaacgaaaagaagggagtaattttaattttatgcatCAAAAGCGTACGTAATTTTGATTGCATAAATTGCTATAACTTTTTTCTATACCATGAGTGGTAATTAAGTTGTGTGGTTCAATTATCAttgtaagaataataagataaatttaaatattaagaagcatatttgtttttttgaaaagaaaaaacacTCAATTCGATTTCTGTTTGTTTTAAAATAAGACAAAGTGATTTTTGTCGAAAACATAGACCCATTTCAATTTTTATCTGTGTCTTTCGTGAGTCATGGCGTGATCCTTCCGTCATCGCCTCTCACCAAATATAATAAAAGAGGCTATTGTAACACTTAATATTGTTGATGTGAATGCTAAGTCACTGTTAAATGATATGTTGGCGAATGAGAAATGGTCAGAGATTGATTTGTCTCCTTATAGGCAATGATCAGGGGTTGATTTGTCTCTCTTATAGACAATTGAAAGTTGTAGAaagcttagagaagggggttgaatctatggtattcttttactttaatgaaaTAACACTTTAATTACAAACTTTCAGTCTGAATCTActtgaactcagcagcgaaaaGTTTATAAgacaattttgttttgtctcatgaatatcagaaaatagaacagagaaggaaagaaaaaagctgacaccatcatgtatcctagttcagttgccttgtgcaatgcaacctacatccagtttccaccacaacagtggtggaataacactataattaaaatattatatataccaaTTCgataggattgacacaatccttttcctctcaagttctaacctaacttgacttggctatgctaataactaactcttcactcttagtgcttacccaactaaaaaaggggtacctcactggtacaagatacaagacacaagaaaccacctaaagaaatctaaaataactctagacttttcactcaagtgtatcactcagccttttgtcattctttggctttttcttaTACTCTCTCTTTTAGCCTTTtacctctcaagaaattacagaaagatatacattgaaaatgaaattataatctgtaaaacatgaaggagattgatgcttcAACAGCCTCTGTTACTATGAGTTAAACTGGGTTGAGCAAACACTAATCAAGTTCTTCATTTTGGCGGAATGTTTCTTTCTTTAGATAGCACTGTCCAAAACGTTGAACCTTCTCAGGAAGCTCTCAATGAAAACTCTAACTCTTGTTCTTTCTCCTTGCTTTTCAAAGAATGAACATCTTTTTTTTGTATCTCTTTCCAAGTTTCTGAACTGCTTTTCTCAGAGTCAACTCCTCGAGGTGTGTGCTACCAACTTACCATTTtaccattttcaattaatccctaAATTAGGAACTTTGAAATTGAGCATTTTTGCTTGATCGAAAGCCTCAGAGAAGCAATGAAAAAGTTGttcaatggtaaacccagatATAAATCTTTGAGCTACaactttgtccccaagaaacaaTTTTGGCCTTTAATTCACAGCAGTGATTATCAGAAATCACTTTCTCCATTTATCCCAAATTTGAGTAGTAGAGAGTTGAAGAAGGAGtgaagaaagtaaattgcatgcaaatggaaataaatcaTCTTTAACTTCAGACTTAGCTTAGACAGGTTTGATTTGGGTGATTAGACCTTTGCTTTCTTTGAttaagctttctctttctttcttctttgatgaaATGAGTAAAGAACGAAGCTCTCTCTCTGTTTTCTCTGAGACTGACCGAAAGAAAAATGAATGTTGGCTTTAGAGCATACCAACTTAGAGAGATCAACTTGGGTGAGCAACTCGGACTTGGGTTGGCTTTCTTCTTATTCAGTCTAAGTGATTTCTTTGCTTAACAACTTTGGGCTTTTAGTGCTTTATAGCCCACTATGTTTCTGGTTTAATTTTCATCCTATTGGGCTGTTGCAACAATATTTCTTTGACCTGCAACACTAATCAAAcataatcaaaactaattgggtagttaacccaataaaaataatgttattaTCATCAATTAAGTTAGATAAATTCTTAACTCAACAACAATAATCAGGGATTATTTGTCCCTTTTTATCCACCAAACATGACTTCGTTTCACGTATTACACTAAACCAAAACGTATATTATTTGGGGTGATTATTCATCTCAGTTGAAACCTCTTACTTCTCTTCCAAGTCAAATAGAATTGtatgacactacaagaaaattgtTGAAAATCATCAAATTTACTAGCGAAATTACTAAAAAATTCCGTTggtaaacaaaataattaaataactaaaacaacaaaatatatgTGCTTAAGTCTTATAGCTAATATCCACGCTAGCAAAGTCTAAGTTAtccaatatcaattttttttaggtGGCCTAAACTTTGGAAGCTTTAAACTTGGAGTAGACACAAATCAGAGAAGCTTTGATGATAGTCCCTGAACTTACAACAACTATTGTCTCTGCTGATATTATTACACaatctctaattattgaatttGTTGTAATAGTTACGTTGTTAGTCCATTCGATGGGTTTGGTGAGTCATGAGGTCtcaattatttgattttggaATAGGAATGAGAGGTCTCAATTGAGATGAATTATCCCCAAATAACATAGTTTTTTGGTTAATAAAAGAGGACAAATTAATCCCTTACCATTTTTTATAGAGGGATAAATTGACCCATGACCATTGCTCATTCGCCAACAAGGTACTTAACGGAGACTCAACGTTCACATCAACAATGTTAAGTGCCACATAGCTCTCTTCCGTTAAGTTTGGTGAAGAGAGATTGCGGAGGGGCCGCCATGACTCATGGAAGACAAAGACAGGGACGGAATGGATCTATTTTTGACAGGAATTGCCttgtcctattttaaaataaacaagGACCAGATTGAGTGTTTACTAAAAAAAAAAGCTCACCCTAAATGTTTTGTCTATTGTAATTGTGAGAATAATATTtctcattttttaattaattcagaTTAGTTGAGTGATAAATTTACTGATTTCGTTTAAACAaatatcaaaaattcaaattttattttgtgtattatattaatatattaatcagTAATAAATCTTTAAATGAAACTGAAATTAGATCTACAATAAATTAATCTTTGAACTACAAAAATAAAGAATATCATGTGAGAAAAAAAAAcgttttatttatgaaaaaaaaaaaaaacaccatggTTGGAATGTAAACTATAAGCTAagtagtatatatatatgtagtagATCCATGGAA
This window contains:
- the LOC112723738 gene encoding uncharacterized protein, whose amino-acid sequence is MVSKVQNQKTRSMFNNLQLLHSITHFQRRQKTLVLLDASEYIKFLKQRLEEEWKQLVAAATMPMLKVEAQEEKFMIKVVSERSCKGLLVFILEAFEELGLDVLQARVSCAQNFSLEAIGIKDKNGTCHLDAQVIQKVVSQAIQNWSEVTHQQ